The Lagopus muta isolate bLagMut1 chromosome 4, bLagMut1 primary, whole genome shotgun sequence genome has a window encoding:
- the HS3ST1 gene encoding heparan sulfate glucosamine 3-O-sulfotransferase 1, which yields MAAFLLGAVLLIVQPQIVPSRPAINSKAETSAQSAQRELLKKTSQKNDFKENIHSNGSCRQLPQTIIIGVRKGGTRALLEMLSLHPDIAAAESEVHFFDWEDHYRNGLQWYINQMPFSHPHQITVEKTPAYFTSPEVPERVYNMNQSMRLLLILRDPSERVLSDYTQVFYNHMQKHKPYPSIEQFLIKDGELNVDYKAINRSLYYVHMQNWLKYFPLDHIHIVDGDKLIKDPFPEIEKVERFLKLSPQINASNFYFNKTKGFYCLRDSGRERCLHESKGRAHPQVDTRLLEKLHEYFYEPNKKFFELVGRTFDWHSFVAS from the coding sequence ATGGCAGCTtttctgctgggagctgtgctgctcattgTTCAACCTCAGATAGTGCCTTCCAGACCAGCTATAAATTCAAAGGCTGAGACTTCTGCTCAGTCTGCTCAGAGagagcttttaaagaaaacatctcagaaaaatgacttcaaggAAAACATTCATTCTAATGGATCATGCCGGCAGCTGCCACAGACTATCATTATTGGAGTGAGGAAAGGTGGAACAAGAGCTTTGTTGGAGATGCTGAGTCTTCATCCTGATATTGCTGCAGCAGAAAGTGAAGTCCACTTCTTTGACTGGGAAGATCACTATAGAAATGGATTGCAATGGTATATTAATCAAATGCCATTCTCTCATCCCCATCAGATCACCGTGGAAAAAACTCCTGCATATTTCACATCACCTGAAGTGCCTGAAAGAGTTTATAACATGAACCAATCTATGAGACTACTTCTTATTTTAAGAGACCCAAGCGAGAGAGTACTGTCAGATTACACCCAAGTGTTCTATAACCACATGCAGAAGCACAAGCCGTATCCCTCCATTGAACAATTCCTGATTAAAGATGGTGAACTCAACGTGGACTACAAGGCAATAAACAGAAGCTTATACTACGTTCACATGCAGAACTGGTTGAAGTATTTTCCCCTTGATCATATCCACATTGTAGATGGGGATAAACTAATCAAAGATCCCTTTCCAGAAATAGAGAAGGTAGAGAGATTTTTGAAATTATCACCACAGATAAATGCTTCGaacttttatttcaataaaactAAAGGCTTTTACTGCCTAAGGGACAGTGGTAGGGAGCGTTGTTTACATGAGTCAAAAGGACGAGCTCACCCACAAGTAGATACTCGGTTACTTGAGAAACTGCATGAGTATTTCTATGAGCCTAACAAGAAATTTTTTGAGCTTGTTGGCAGAACATTTGACTGGCACTCATTTGTGGCAAGTTAG